CCTCGATATAGAAACTGATGGTTCTATTCACCCTGAAGATGCACTGAAAGGTGCTGCCAATATATTGATTAAGCACTTTATGCTGTTCTCTGACCAGACGATGACCTTCGAAGTGGCCAAACCACAAGAAGATGAAGCGGTGGATGAGGAAATGCTACACATGCGTAAATTGCTTAAAACCTCGCTCGCTGACCTTGATTTGTCTGTTCGCGCTTACAATTGCTTGAAGGCCGCAGACATCAAAACACTTGGCGACTTGGCCAGACTCGAAGTGTCGGACATGATGAAGTTCCGTAACTTCGGTAAAAAGTCCCTTACCGAATTGGAACAACTCATGGTTGAAAAACAATTGACGTTTGGTATGGACTTATCTAAGTATAAACTTGATGAAGATTAACTAAAATGAGACACGGAAAAAGTTTTAATCACTTAGGTCGCACTGCATCTCACCGCAAAGCTATGCTTTCAAACATGGCTTCGTCGTTGATATTGCACAAGCGTATCGAAACAACACTTGCCAAAGCTAAAGAATTGCGCAAGTATATTGAGCCTTTGCTTACAAAGGCAAAAAACGATACTACACACTCTCGCCGTACTGTATTCTCTTATCTTCAAAATAAAGAGAGCGTAAAAGTATTGTTTGGTGATGTAGCTGAGAAAATTGCTAGCCGTCCAGGTGGCTACACTCGCATCGTTAAATTAGGCAACCGTTTGGGTGATAACGCTGAAGTTTGCTTGATTGAGTTGGTGGACTATAACACAACTCTTTTGGCTGAAACTAAAGAAGCTGCTGCTACTAAAACTCGTCGTAGCCGTCGTAGCACTGCCCCTAAAGCTGCTGCTGAAAGCACAGAAACTCCTGCTGCTGAAGAAAGTTCAGAATCTTCAGAACCAACAACTGAAGCATAATCTGGATTTCATGCCATATACTAAGCCTCACTTCTCAAGGAAGTGGGGCTTATTTTTTATAGCTATACCTAATTTTTTGATAGGAAATAATAAAATTTAATCAATAAATTATTTAACATTGTAAATCTTTCTGCTATTAAATCAAAAACATAGAAACAGTATGATTGAGCATAATTCTACTACTTGGATTGAAGTTGTTAAGCTATTTTTTTCAAGTAAAACGCTCCATAATCTCACACCTGGTGTTCTTACGGCGGGGACTTATACGTTGGCGTTGGTGTATTTGAATAATAATTATATCAATGACAAAATGATAATTCCTTCGTTCATTTACTCGTTGATGGGTATTGTGTTGGGTTTGTTGTTGGTATTTCGTACCAATACTTCGTATGATCGCTGGTGGGAAGGCCGCCGTTTGTTGGGTGCTTTGCTCAATACGAGCCGCAATTTGGCCTTGAAATTCAATGCGTATTTACCAAATGAGGACAAAGAAAACCGCGATTTTTTTGCTAAAACGATTATTAATTATTCGTATGCACTCAAGGAACATTTGCGTAGCGGTGTGCGTGCCGACGAAATTTTGCCACTCGATAAGACTTATACCACCGAATTTTTGATGAATACATCCCATGTTCCTAATCGCATAGCATCTATTATGTATCAGAAAGTCAATGATTTGTACGAA
This genomic window from Flexibacter flexilis DSM 6793 contains:
- the rplQ gene encoding 50S ribosomal protein L17, producing MRHGKSFNHLGRTASHRKAMLSNMASSLILHKRIETTLAKAKELRKYIEPLLTKAKNDTTHSRRTVFSYLQNKESVKVLFGDVAEKIASRPGGYTRIVKLGNRLGDNAEVCLIELVDYNTTLLAETKEAAATKTRRSRRSTAPKAAAESTETPAAEESSESSEPTTEA
- a CDS encoding bestrophin family protein, which codes for MIEHNSTTWIEVVKLFFSSKTLHNLTPGVLTAGTYTLALVYLNNNYINDKMIIPSFIYSLMGIVLGLLLVFRTNTSYDRWWEGRRLLGALLNTSRNLALKFNAYLPNEDKENRDFFAKTIINYSYALKEHLRSGVRADEILPLDKTYTTEFLMNTSHVPNRIASIMYQKVNDLYEKKTFTVEQFMMLDKQMEALTDILGGCERIKKSPIPSAYKIHLMKFIFLFIFILPFGFIHEIHYWSVPIVMIIFYAFVGLDFIAGEIEEPFGLDANDLPTDAICTSVRTNVFEIMKHKI